One window of Brachybacterium ginsengisoli genomic DNA carries:
- the secY gene encoding preprotein translocase subunit SecY — translation MNSFVRALRTPELRAKIFFTLGLLAIYRLGVFVPTPGFDATNVMMCADQAASAGGSNVLGMVNMFSGGALLQLSIFALGVMPYITASIIVQLLRVVIPRFEELHKEGASGTAKLTQYTRYLTIGLAVLQSTTIITLVRSGNFFVGCTLELMPDQSIPTLLTMVLTMTVGTILIMFMGEMITERGVGNGMSLMIFTSIAAAFPTSFGQVFQMKGWLTFSLVILLALVIMIGMVFVEQAQRRIPVQYAKRMVGRRMYGGTSTYIPVKVNQAGVIPVIFSASILALPQMASSFGDPSAPWVQWVNAHLVMGMSFSWIYAVVYVTLIVFFAFFYTSITFNAEEIADNMKKYGGFVPNVRAGRPTERYLRYVINRVQTAGAVYLAVICLIPLIALVYLGTSQDFPLGGVSLLIIIGVGLDTVKQIDAKLQQHHYEGILK, via the coding sequence CGTGCGCGCGCTGCGCACTCCCGAGCTGAGGGCGAAGATCTTCTTCACGCTCGGTCTGCTCGCCATCTACCGTCTCGGCGTCTTCGTCCCCACCCCGGGATTCGACGCCACCAACGTGATGATGTGCGCGGACCAGGCCGCCTCGGCCGGTGGTTCCAACGTTCTGGGCATGGTCAACATGTTCTCCGGCGGAGCCCTGCTGCAGCTGTCCATCTTCGCCCTGGGCGTGATGCCGTACATCACCGCCTCGATCATCGTGCAGCTGCTGCGCGTGGTCATCCCGCGGTTCGAGGAGCTCCACAAGGAGGGCGCCTCCGGCACCGCCAAGCTGACCCAGTACACCCGGTACCTCACCATCGGTCTGGCCGTGCTGCAGTCGACCACGATCATCACCCTGGTCCGCTCCGGCAACTTCTTCGTGGGCTGCACCCTCGAGCTCATGCCCGACCAGTCGATCCCGACGCTGCTGACCATGGTCCTGACCATGACCGTCGGCACCATCCTGATCATGTTCATGGGCGAGATGATCACCGAGCGCGGTGTCGGCAACGGCATGTCGCTGATGATCTTCACCTCGATCGCCGCCGCGTTCCCGACCTCCTTCGGCCAGGTCTTCCAGATGAAGGGGTGGCTGACCTTCTCCCTGGTCATCCTCCTCGCGCTGGTGATCATGATCGGCATGGTCTTCGTCGAGCAGGCGCAGCGACGGATCCCCGTGCAGTACGCAAAGCGCATGGTGGGTCGCCGCATGTACGGCGGGACCTCGACCTACATCCCGGTCAAGGTCAACCAGGCCGGCGTCATCCCCGTCATCTTCTCCGCCTCCATCCTGGCGCTGCCGCAGATGGCGAGCTCCTTCGGCGACCCGTCGGCCCCCTGGGTGCAGTGGGTCAACGCCCACCTGGTGATGGGCATGTCCTTCTCGTGGATCTACGCGGTCGTCTACGTGACCCTGATCGTCTTCTTCGCCTTCTTCTACACCTCGATCACCTTCAACGCCGAGGAGATCGCGGACAACATGAAGAAGTACGGCGGCTTCGTCCCCAACGTCCGGGCGGGCCGTCCCACGGAGCGCTACCTGCGCTACGTGATCAACCGTGTCCAGACCGCGGGCGCCGTCTACCTCGCGGTGATCTGCCTGATCCCGCTGATCGCGCTCGTCTATCTCGGAACCTCGCAGGACTTCCCGCTCGGCGGCGTGTCCCTGCTGATCATCATCGGCGTCGGTCTCGACACGGTGAAGCAGATCGATGCGAAGCTCCAGCAGCACCACTATGAAGGGATCCTCAAGTGA
- a CDS encoding adenylate kinase: protein MTESSSSATTARRLLIVGPPGAGKGTQAVRIAEELSIPAISTGDIFRANVSGETELGLLAKSYMDKGEYVPDSVTNDMVRSRLAEDDAQGGFLLDGYPRTLDQVDALDGVLSELDTALDAVLLLVVETEEVVGRLVERGRAQGRSDDTEETIRRRLDVYAEQTAPLIDVYEKRGLVRRVDGMASIDEVTAALREALAGR, encoded by the coding sequence GTGACCGAGTCCTCCAGCTCAGCCACCACCGCCCGTCGCCTGCTCATCGTGGGCCCGCCCGGAGCGGGCAAGGGCACCCAGGCGGTGCGCATCGCCGAGGAGCTGTCCATCCCGGCCATCTCCACCGGTGACATCTTCCGCGCGAACGTCTCGGGGGAGACCGAGCTGGGCCTGCTCGCGAAGTCCTACATGGACAAGGGCGAGTACGTGCCGGACTCCGTCACCAACGACATGGTGCGCTCCCGCCTCGCCGAGGACGACGCCCAGGGAGGCTTCCTCCTCGACGGCTACCCCCGGACCCTCGACCAGGTCGACGCCCTGGACGGCGTGCTCTCCGAGCTCGACACGGCGCTCGACGCCGTGCTGCTGCTCGTGGTCGAGACCGAGGAGGTCGTGGGCCGCCTCGTCGAGCGCGGTCGCGCACAGGGCCGCAGCGACGACACCGAGGAGACGATCCGTCGCCGCCTCGACGTCTACGCCGAGCAGACCGCTCCGCTGATCGACGTCTACGAGAAGCGCGGGCTGGTCCGCCGGGTCGACGGCATGGCCTCGATCGACGAGGTCACCGCGGCGCTGCGTGAGGCTCTCGCCGGCCGATGA
- the map gene encoding type I methionyl aminopeptidase, whose amino-acid sequence MSILPERVEIKTPEQILVMRRSGRLLHQVHEMIQAEIRPGITTDQLDTLAHDMIRDAGATPNFLGYQGYPATLCISVNDVVVHGIPDDRPLEEGDVVSVDGGLIVDGWHSDAARTHVVGRPRSMADESLVRITREALWTGIAALATAERVGEIGAAIEDFVADEAGESLSHLEGFGGHGIGTAMHQAPDVMNYRTRARGPKVRPGLCLAIEPMLIQGPGNWVLEDDDWTVRATAGGRAAHWEHSVAVTPEGLLVLTEGDGGAAELALRGITAAPDPLADDSI is encoded by the coding sequence ATGAGCATCCTGCCGGAGCGGGTGGAGATCAAGACCCCCGAGCAGATCCTGGTGATGCGTCGCAGCGGCAGGCTGCTGCACCAGGTCCACGAGATGATCCAGGCGGAGATCCGCCCCGGGATCACCACGGACCAGCTCGACACCCTCGCGCACGACATGATCCGCGACGCCGGCGCGACGCCGAACTTCCTGGGCTACCAGGGCTACCCGGCGACGCTGTGCATCAGCGTGAACGACGTCGTGGTCCACGGGATCCCGGACGACCGCCCGCTCGAGGAGGGGGACGTCGTCTCCGTCGACGGCGGGCTGATCGTCGACGGCTGGCACTCCGATGCCGCCCGCACCCATGTGGTGGGGCGCCCCCGTTCGATGGCCGACGAGTCCCTGGTGCGCATCACCCGTGAGGCGCTGTGGACCGGCATCGCGGCCCTCGCCACCGCGGAGCGCGTGGGCGAGATCGGCGCCGCGATCGAGGACTTCGTCGCCGACGAGGCGGGGGAGTCCCTCTCGCACCTCGAGGGCTTCGGAGGGCACGGGATCGGCACCGCGATGCACCAGGCGCCCGACGTCATGAACTACCGCACCCGTGCTCGTGGGCCGAAGGTGCGGCCGGGGCTGTGCCTGGCCATCGAACCGATGCTCATCCAGGGCCCGGGCAACTGGGTGCTCGAGGACGACGACTGGACGGTGCGCGCCACCGCCGGCGGTCGTGCGGCCCATTGGGAGCACTCGGTCGCCGTGACCCCTGAGGGCCTGCTGGTTCTCACCGAGGGCGACGGCGGCGCCGCCGAGCTCGCGCTGCGGGGGATCACCGCCGCGCCGGACCCCCTCGCCGACGACAGCATCTGA
- the infA gene encoding translation initiation factor IF-1, which translates to MAKKDGVIEVEGRVTEALANARFRVELDNGHKVLAHISGKMRQHYIRILPEDRVVVELSPYDLDRGRIVYRYK; encoded by the coding sequence ATGGCGAAGAAGGACGGCGTGATCGAAGTCGAAGGTCGAGTCACGGAGGCGCTCGCGAACGCGCGGTTCCGGGTCGAGCTCGACAACGGGCACAAGGTGCTCGCGCACATCTCCGGGAAGATGCGCCAGCACTACATCCGCATCCTTCCCGAGGACCGCGTGGTCGTCGAGCTGAGCCCCTACGACCTCGACCGCGGCCGCATCGTGTACCGCTACAAGTGA
- the rpmJ gene encoding 50S ribosomal protein L36, which yields MKVKPSVKPICDNCKVIRRHSRVMVICSNPRHKQRQG from the coding sequence ATGAAGGTCAAGCCGAGCGTCAAGCCGATCTGTGACAACTGCAAGGTGATCCGTCGCCACTCGCGAGTCATGGTCATCTGCTCGAACCCCCGTCACAAGCAGCGCCAGGGCTGA
- the rpsM gene encoding 30S ribosomal protein S13: MARLVGVDLPREKRLEVALTYIFGMGRTRALETLAATGVSGDLRVREVSDEDLVKLRDHIEENYMIEGDLRREVAADIRRKVEIGSYQGLRHRRGLPVHGQRTKTNARTRKGPKRTVAGKKKAR; encoded by the coding sequence ATGGCACGTCTGGTGGGAGTGGACCTTCCGCGCGAGAAGCGCCTCGAAGTCGCCCTGACGTACATCTTCGGCATGGGTCGTACCCGCGCCCTGGAGACCCTCGCCGCAACCGGCGTCTCCGGCGATCTGCGCGTGCGCGAGGTCAGCGACGAGGACCTCGTCAAGCTGCGCGATCACATCGAAGAGAACTACATGATCGAGGGTGACCTGCGACGCGAGGTCGCCGCGGACATCCGCCGCAAGGTCGAGATCGGCAGCTACCAGGGACTGCGTCACCGTCGTGGCCTGCCCGTCCACGGTCAGCGCACGAAGACCAACGCGCGCACCCGCAAGGGTCCGAAGCGCACGGTCGCCGGCAAGAAGAAGGCTCGCTGA
- the rpsK gene encoding 30S ribosomal protein S11 has translation MATKTRQAAARKPRRKDKKNIVNGQAHIKSTFNNTIVSITDPTGAVISWASAGQVGFKGSRKSTPYAAQMAAEAAARQAQEHGMKKVDVFVKGPGSGRETAIRSLTATGLEVGSIQDVTPQPHNGTRPAKRRRV, from the coding sequence ATGGCAACCAAGACCCGTCAGGCCGCCGCGCGCAAGCCGCGCCGCAAGGACAAGAAGAACATCGTCAACGGCCAGGCCCACATCAAGAGCACGTTCAACAACACCATCGTGTCCATCACGGACCCGACCGGTGCTGTCATCTCCTGGGCCTCCGCCGGCCAGGTCGGCTTCAAGGGCTCGCGCAAGTCGACCCCCTACGCCGCGCAGATGGCCGCCGAGGCCGCTGCCCGCCAGGCGCAGGAGCACGGCATGAAGAAGGTCGATGTCTTCGTGAAGGGCCCGGGCTCCGGCCGCGAGACCGCGATCCGCTCGCTCACCGCGACCGGCCTCGAGGTCGGCTCGATCCAGGATGTCACCCCGCAGCCGCACAACGGCACCCGCCCGGCCAAGCGCCGCCGCGTCTGA
- a CDS encoding DNA-directed RNA polymerase subunit alpha yields the protein MLIAQRPTLTEEVVSENRSRFVIEPLEPGFGYTLGNSLRRTLLSSIPGAAVTSIRIDGVLHEFSTVPGVKEDITEVILNIKNLVVSSENDEPVVMYLRREEAGRVTAADITPPAGVEIHNPDLHIATLNEKGRLEIELIVERGRGYVSASQNKGVDGEIGRVPVDSIYSPVLKVTYKVEATRVEQRTDFDKLIVDVETKPAISARDAVASAGKTLVELFGLAHELNQEAEGIEIGPSPTDQALAADLALPINDLNLTVRSYNCLMREGVHTVGELTARSEADLLDIRNFGQKSIDEVKAKLADLGLSLKDSPAGFDPSALDSYSDDFGDQY from the coding sequence GTGCTCATTGCACAGCGCCCCACGCTGACCGAAGAGGTCGTGTCGGAGAATCGCTCCCGGTTCGTCATCGAGCCGCTCGAGCCCGGCTTCGGCTACACCCTCGGCAACTCCCTGCGTCGCACGCTGCTGTCCTCCATCCCCGGTGCCGCGGTCACGTCGATCCGCATCGACGGCGTGCTGCACGAGTTCAGCACCGTCCCCGGCGTCAAGGAGGACATCACCGAGGTCATCCTCAACATCAAGAACCTCGTCGTCTCCTCGGAGAACGACGAGCCCGTCGTGATGTACCTGCGTCGTGAGGAAGCCGGTCGCGTCACCGCCGCCGACATCACCCCGCCGGCCGGTGTGGAGATCCACAACCCCGACCTGCACATCGCGACCCTCAACGAGAAGGGCCGCCTGGAGATCGAGCTGATCGTCGAGCGCGGTCGCGGCTACGTCTCCGCCTCGCAGAACAAGGGTGTCGACGGAGAGATCGGCCGGGTCCCGGTCGATTCGATCTACTCGCCGGTCCTCAAGGTGACCTACAAGGTCGAGGCGACCCGTGTCGAGCAGCGCACCGACTTCGACAAGCTCATCGTCGACGTCGAGACCAAGCCGGCCATCTCCGCGCGTGACGCGGTGGCCTCGGCCGGCAAGACCCTGGTCGAGCTGTTCGGTCTGGCGCACGAGCTGAACCAGGAGGCGGAGGGCATCGAGATCGGCCCGTCGCCCACGGATCAGGCTCTCGCCGCCGATCTGGCGCTGCCGATCAACGACCTCAACCTCACGGTGCGGTCGTACAACTGCCTGATGCGCGAGGGTGTCCACACCGTCGGCGAGCTGACCGCCCGTTCCGAGGCCGATCTGCTCGACATCCGCAACTTCGGCCAGAAGTCCATCGACGAGGTCAAGGCGAAGCTCGCCGACCTCGGTCTGTCGCTGAAGGATTCCCCCGCCGGGTTCGACCCGTCGGCCCTGGATTCCTACTCCGACGACTTCGGCGACCAGTACTGA
- the rplQ gene encoding 50S ribosomal protein L17, sunset domain variant translates to MPTPTKGARLGGSPAHERMILASLATELFRHKAITTTETKAKRLRPHAERLITQAKKGDLASRRRVMQTVRDKGVVYTLFEEIAPTFAERPGGYTRITKVAPRKGDNAPMAVIELVTEEYSPKQAVVKEAEGAAKNASTAEDTAAVEESTAPYGEDSYKGETPPEGFDIKGNEDSMKFHTPESPWYDRTVAEVWFRTAEAAEAAGFVNAKPAADEDADA, encoded by the coding sequence ATGCCTACCCCCACCAAGGGTGCGCGCCTCGGCGGATCCCCCGCACATGAGCGGATGATCCTCGCCAGCCTCGCCACCGAGCTGTTCCGTCACAAGGCGATCACCACCACGGAGACCAAGGCCAAGCGCCTTCGTCCCCACGCGGAGCGCCTCATCACCCAGGCGAAGAAGGGCGATCTCGCCTCTCGTCGCCGTGTCATGCAGACCGTGCGTGACAAGGGTGTCGTCTACACGCTGTTCGAGGAGATCGCACCGACCTTCGCGGAGCGTCCCGGCGGCTACACCCGCATCACCAAGGTGGCCCCCCGCAAGGGCGACAACGCCCCCATGGCGGTCATCGAGCTCGTCACCGAGGAGTACTCCCCGAAGCAGGCCGTGGTGAAGGAGGCCGAGGGCGCCGCGAAGAACGCGTCCACGGCCGAGGACACCGCCGCCGTCGAGGAGAGCACCGCGCCGTACGGCGAGGACTCCTACAAGGGCGAGACCCCGCCCGAGGGCTTCGACATCAAGGGCAACGAGGACTCGATGAAGTTCCACACCCCCGAGTCGCCCTGGTACGACCGCACCGTCGCCGAGGTCTGGTTCCGCACCGCGGAGGCCGCCGAGGCCGCGGGCTTCGTCAACGCGAAGCCGGCCGCGGACGAGGACGCCGACGCCTGA
- a CDS encoding S-layer homology domain-containing protein, with product MSARHPVPRPAASDATPPSEAPPSRAPSRRAVLAVSAATALVPAAGSVLSAAPALADPTVSGGETRVVDIALADVPLVEADRAVARELTEQPATMVGVTWPADSDAPEVQVQGLSLEGEWSPWIPLETAEDPETGEAAAGTEAGWTGEISALRIRAELDGEDVTESLVAHVITTSAAPADEETPQLTGPDATITQEEQSSSMSTMSTMSTTAAKNPATPRLGSGAPSFVSRATWGADESSVRATSSADRLKAVVIHHTAGTNSYTASQSAQLVRGIQAYHVGTLGWSDIGYNILVDKYGQVFEGRGGGLHRNIVGAHAYGFNTGSFGISVLGDYSSTTLPSAGRRAIAQIAGWKLLSTFQPAVTAKASWTPGTGTRFPAGQTVSLPRIMGHRDVNYTECPGLNLYRQFGTIRTEAQSASDSGWTKHLRAFESAGGSAVLGTVVKSAHSTGPYNATVLTEGLVIDQGGGASAYVCPTATSWQSSWGRPAGKPYQDGDRVVQAFSYGMSALNGRYRRFAPTKFEDVPPGRAYYFDINDLVDAGVVHGYGGTTYRPEELTRRDHMVVFIYRALGSPAFTPPSTSPFSDVPTSHSFYKEVCWAAAKRISIGFTDGTFRPAETIRRGAVASLLYHAAGSPPASPADAAQFSDVAATSGYATAIGWLAKTGISRGYSDGTFRPLNRVPRDQMAAFLWRWTRVI from the coding sequence ATGTCCGCACGACACCCCGTCCCCCGCCCGGCAGCGTCTGATGCGACGCCGCCCTCGGAGGCGCCGCCGTCCCGCGCACCGTCCCGCCGGGCCGTGCTGGCCGTCTCCGCGGCAACCGCCCTGGTCCCGGCTGCCGGCTCGGTGCTGAGCGCCGCTCCCGCTCTCGCCGACCCGACCGTCTCCGGCGGGGAGACCCGCGTGGTCGACATCGCGCTCGCGGACGTCCCGCTGGTCGAGGCCGATCGAGCCGTCGCCCGCGAGCTGACCGAGCAGCCGGCGACCATGGTCGGCGTGACCTGGCCGGCGGACTCCGACGCTCCGGAGGTGCAGGTCCAGGGCCTGAGTCTCGAGGGGGAATGGTCGCCGTGGATCCCGCTGGAGACGGCGGAGGATCCGGAGACGGGGGAGGCCGCGGCCGGGACCGAGGCGGGATGGACGGGAGAGATCTCCGCCCTGCGGATCCGCGCGGAGCTCGACGGCGAGGACGTGACGGAATCCCTCGTCGCCCACGTGATCACCACCTCCGCCGCCCCGGCGGACGAGGAGACGCCGCAGCTGACCGGGCCCGACGCGACGATCACCCAGGAGGAGCAGTCCAGCTCCATGTCGACCATGTCGACCATGTCGACGACGGCCGCGAAGAACCCGGCCACTCCGCGGCTCGGCTCCGGGGCGCCCTCGTTCGTCTCCCGGGCGACCTGGGGTGCGGACGAGTCCTCGGTGCGCGCCACCAGCAGCGCCGACCGCCTCAAGGCCGTGGTCATCCACCACACGGCCGGGACGAACAGCTACACCGCGAGCCAGTCCGCCCAGCTGGTGCGCGGAATCCAGGCCTACCACGTGGGCACCCTGGGATGGTCCGACATCGGATACAACATCCTGGTCGACAAGTACGGCCAGGTCTTCGAGGGCCGCGGCGGCGGCCTGCACCGCAACATCGTCGGCGCGCACGCCTACGGCTTCAACACCGGCAGCTTCGGCATCTCGGTGCTCGGGGACTACTCCTCGACCACCCTGCCCAGCGCCGGGCGTCGGGCGATCGCCCAGATCGCCGGCTGGAAGCTGCTGAGCACCTTCCAGCCCGCCGTCACCGCGAAGGCCTCCTGGACCCCCGGCACCGGAACCCGGTTCCCAGCAGGGCAGACCGTCTCGCTGCCCCGCATCATGGGGCACCGCGACGTGAACTACACCGAGTGCCCGGGCCTGAACCTCTACCGGCAGTTCGGCACGATCCGCACGGAGGCGCAGAGCGCCTCGGACTCCGGCTGGACCAAGCACCTGAGGGCCTTCGAGAGCGCCGGAGGATCCGCGGTCCTCGGCACCGTCGTCAAGAGCGCCCACAGCACGGGCCCCTACAACGCGACGGTGCTGACCGAAGGGCTCGTGATCGACCAGGGCGGCGGCGCGAGCGCCTACGTCTGTCCCACGGCGACGTCCTGGCAGTCCTCCTGGGGGAGGCCCGCCGGGAAGCCGTACCAGGACGGCGACCGGGTGGTGCAGGCGTTCTCGTACGGGATGTCGGCGCTGAACGGCAGATACCGGCGCTTCGCCCCCACGAAGTTCGAGGACGTCCCGCCGGGGCGCGCCTACTACTTCGACATCAACGACCTCGTCGACGCGGGCGTGGTGCACGGCTATGGGGGCACCACCTACCGTCCCGAGGAGCTGACCCGGCGCGACCACATGGTGGTGTTCATCTACCGGGCGCTGGGATCGCCGGCCTTCACCCCGCCGAGCACCTCGCCGTTCTCGGACGTCCCCACGAGCCACTCGTTCTACAAGGAGGTGTGCTGGGCCGCGGCGAAGAGGATCTCGATCGGCTTCACCGATGGCACCTTCCGCCCGGCGGAGACGATCCGGCGCGGCGCGGTCGCCTCGCTCCTGTACCACGCGGCCGGATCGCCCCCGGCCTCCCCGGCGGATGCCGCGCAGTTCTCCGACGTCGCGGCGACCAGCGGCTACGCCACCGCGATCGGCTGGCTCGCGAAGACCGGGATCTCGCGCGGATACTCCGACGGCACGTTCCGGCCGCTGAACCGGGTGCCGCGGGATCAGATGGCGGCGTTCCTGTGGCGCTGGACGCGGGTGATCTGA
- a CDS encoding S-layer homology domain-containing protein: MPQLSSSRRPAADLPPPVVLARRTLFAVTAAAVPALSVGLTVAPALADPTVTDGETRILDVPLAEVQLVEADDVQVRDLPEQPATMVGVTWPTDLDAPEVLVRGIDADGEWTPWLPLETAEDPETGEAVAGTEAGWIGVVSALQILAELDGADITEQLVAHVVTTSPTTADEDVLPLSASAEYSSGTLADQAQPAAQQRTMSTAAAANPATPALVGAPSFTSRAAWGADESMVRGTSAADELKSVVVHHTAGTNDYTSAQSAQIVRGILRYHTVTLGWADIGYNLLISKHGQVFEGRSGGLQRNIVGAHAYGFNTGAFGISVMGDYSSSPPPRAAMVALAQLVGWKLLSTFRTSVTGTSSWSTVENTKHSTGTRVSLPRMFGHRDVNYTACPGDGLYARFGALRGEAQGFLDGGWKEHLWAFEGAGGAAALGTVVRSAHRTGKYTATQLTAGLVLQEGGPAYGYATPFGARWGSAWGRPTRSVSQDGDRRIQPFENGTAALEKGAVRFVRPSFSDVAPERVFFLEIQDLFAAGITEGWGSGSSRTFRPDSENLRDAMIVFLHRAMGAPAYTPPRTSPFRDVDPSFVFYKEICWAYSEGITEGWGSGSSRVFRPLEPVKRDAVAAFLYRAAGEPPASPSAADQFVDVPRSHVFAAEIGWMATSGISRGWSDGTFRPDALITRDQMAAFMIRWMALTGRS; this comes from the coding sequence ATGCCCCAGCTGTCCTCGTCCCGCCGTCCGGCCGCCGACCTCCCTCCGCCGGTCGTCCTCGCCCGTCGCACCCTATTCGCCGTCACGGCCGCCGCGGTCCCCGCACTGTCCGTCGGGCTCACCGTCGCCCCGGCCCTCGCCGACCCCACGGTCACCGACGGCGAGACGCGCATCCTCGACGTCCCGCTCGCCGAGGTCCAGCTCGTCGAGGCCGATGACGTGCAGGTCCGGGATCTCCCGGAGCAGCCGGCCACGATGGTGGGCGTCACCTGGCCCACCGATCTCGACGCCCCCGAGGTGCTGGTGCGGGGGATCGACGCCGATGGCGAGTGGACCCCCTGGCTGCCCCTGGAGACTGCCGAGGATCCCGAGACCGGCGAGGCCGTGGCCGGCACCGAGGCGGGGTGGATCGGTGTCGTCTCCGCGCTGCAGATCCTGGCGGAGCTCGACGGCGCCGACATCACCGAACAGCTGGTCGCCCACGTCGTGACCACCTCACCGACCACCGCGGACGAGGACGTCCTGCCGCTGTCCGCCTCCGCGGAGTACAGCAGCGGGACCCTCGCCGACCAGGCCCAGCCCGCGGCGCAGCAGCGGACCATGAGCACGGCCGCCGCCGCCAACCCGGCGACCCCTGCACTGGTGGGCGCCCCGTCCTTCACCTCCCGGGCCGCCTGGGGAGCGGACGAGTCGATGGTCCGCGGGACCAGCGCCGCCGACGAGCTCAAGTCCGTGGTCGTCCACCACACCGCCGGGACCAACGACTACACCTCCGCGCAGTCCGCACAGATCGTGCGGGGCATCCTGCGGTACCACACGGTGACCCTGGGCTGGGCGGACATCGGCTACAACCTGCTGATCTCGAAGCACGGCCAGGTGTTCGAGGGGCGCAGCGGCGGACTGCAGCGGAACATCGTGGGCGCGCACGCCTATGGCTTCAACACCGGGGCCTTCGGCATCTCGGTGATGGGCGACTACTCGAGCTCGCCGCCGCCGCGGGCCGCGATGGTCGCCCTCGCCCAGCTCGTGGGCTGGAAGCTGCTGAGCACCTTCCGCACCAGCGTCACCGGCACCTCGTCCTGGAGCACCGTCGAGAACACCAAGCACTCCACGGGCACCAGGGTCTCGCTGCCGCGGATGTTCGGGCACCGCGACGTCAACTACACCGCGTGCCCCGGAGACGGCCTCTATGCCCGCTTCGGTGCGCTGCGCGGGGAGGCGCAGGGCTTCCTCGACGGCGGCTGGAAGGAGCACCTCTGGGCCTTCGAGGGCGCCGGCGGTGCCGCGGCGCTCGGCACCGTGGTCCGGAGCGCCCATCGCACCGGGAAGTACACCGCCACGCAGCTCACCGCCGGTCTCGTGCTCCAGGAGGGCGGCCCCGCGTACGGCTACGCCACCCCGTTCGGGGCCCGATGGGGCTCGGCCTGGGGCCGCCCCACCCGCAGCGTCTCCCAGGACGGCGACCGCCGCATCCAGCCGTTCGAGAACGGCACCGCCGCGCTCGAGAAGGGCGCGGTCCGCTTCGTCCGCCCCAGCTTCAGCGACGTCGCCCCGGAGCGGGTGTTCTTCCTGGAGATCCAGGATCTCTTCGCCGCCGGCATCACGGAGGGGTGGGGGAGCGGCAGCAGCCGCACCTTCCGGCCCGACAGCGAGAACCTGCGCGACGCGATGATCGTGTTCCTCCATCGGGCCATGGGGGCACCGGCGTACACGCCGCCGAGGACCTCGCCCTTCCGCGACGTGGATCCGAGCTTCGTCTTCTACAAGGAGATCTGCTGGGCGTACTCCGAAGGGATCACCGAAGGGTGGGGGAGCGGCAGCAGCCGCGTCTTCCGGCCGCTCGAACCCGTCAAGCGCGATGCCGTCGCCGCCTTCCTCTACCGGGCCGCCGGCGAACCACCGGCGAGCCCCTCCGCGGCGGACCAGTTCGTCGACGTCCCGCGCAGCCACGTCTTCGCCGCGGAGATCGGCTGGATGGCGACCTCCGGCATCAGCCGCGGCTGGAGCGACGGGACCTTCCGCCCCGACGCCCTGATCACGCGGGACCAGATGGCGGCCTTCATGATCCGCTGGATGGCGCTCACCGGGAGGTCCTGA